A segment of the Streptomyces sp. ITFR-21 genome:
CGTACACCCCGCTGCACGCCCTGCTGTTCGGGATCGGCGACGACCGGCCGGGGCCCGACGCGCTGGTCCTCACCTCCGGCAACCTGGCCGGTGAGCCGATCGTCACCGACGACGTACGCGCCCGGACCGTACTCGCCCCGCTCGCCGACGCGTGGCTGCGGCACGACCGGGAGATCCACGTTCCGTGCGACGACTCGGTCAGCCGCTTCGTCGCGGGCGCCGAACTGCCGGTCCGCAGGTCCCGCGGACACGCGCCGCTGCCGCTCGCGCTGCCCTTCGACGTACCGCCGACGCTCGCGGTGGGCGCGGACCTGAAGAACACCTGCGCGCTCGCCGAGGGCCGCTACGCCTGGGTCAGCCAGCACATCGGCGACATGGACGACCTCGCCACCGTCGAGGCGCTCACCCGTACCGAGGCACACCTGGAGCAGCTCACCGGCGTCGCCCCGCGGCAGCTGGTGGCCGACGCGCACCCGGCCTACCGGTCCGCCGGCTGGGCCCGCGCGCACGCGGCCGGCCGGGAGGTGCGCACGGTGCAGCACCACCACGCGCACATCGCCTCCGTGATGGGCGAGCACGGACTCGGCGCCGACGAGAGCGTCATCGGCATCGCCTTCGACGGCACCGGCCACGGGACCGACCGGGCGGCCTGGGGCGGCGAGGCACTGGTCGCCGGCTACAAGTCCTTCCGGCGGGCGGCGCACCTGGCGTACGTGCCGCTGGCCGGCGGCGACGCGAGCGTGCGGCGCCCGTACCGGATGGCCCTCGCCCACCTGCACGCCGCCGGCGTTCCCTGGGACGGGGCGCTGCCGGCCGTCCGCGCCTGCCCGGCCGGGGAACGGGACGTGCTCGCCCACCAGTTCGCCACGGGCTTCGGCTGCGTGCCCACCTCCAGCATGGGCCGGCTCTTCGACGCGGTCGCCTCGATCGCCGGGGTACGGCAGTCGGTGGACTACGAGGCGGAGGCCGCCGTCGCGCTGGAGGGACTGGCCCGGTCCGCCGGCCGCGGTCCCGTGGCGGGTGGATACGCGTTCCGGGTCGGCCGGGCGACGGACGGGGAACCGGCGGTCGCCGACCCCGGTCCTGTGGTCCGCGCGGTGGCCGCCGACGTGCGGGCCGGTGTCGGCGCCGAGTCGGTCGCCGCGCGGTTCCACACCGCCGTCGCGGTGCTGGTGGCCGACCTCGCGGAGCTCTGCCGGGCCGGTACCGGCCTGGACGTGGTGGCGCTCGGCGGCGGTGTCTTCCAGAACGCCCTCCTGCTCACCGCGGCCCAGCGCCTTCTGACCGAGCGGGGGTTCACCGTGCTGCGGCCCCGGCTGCTGCCGCCGAACGACGGCGGGATCGCGTTCGGGCAGCTGCTGATCGCCGCCGCGGGCTGACCGCGGGAACCCGGGCGGCGCGCCGGACCGGGCGGACGGTCCCGCGTCGGGCGCCACGGGCCGGGCGCCACGGGCCGGGCGCCACGGGCCGGGCGCCACGGGCCGCGCGACTCATCGAAGAGGGAACGAACAGGGAAGAGAGCCCATGTGTCTGGCAGTTCCGGGGCGGGTCCTCAGTACCGCCGTCGTCGACGGCGCCTTGATGGCCGAGGTGGACTTCGGCGGGGTGCGCAAAGAGGTGTGCCTCCAGTACATCCCCGACGCGGTGGCCGGTGAATACGTCATCGTGCACGTCGGGTTCGCCATCCAGCGGCTCGACGAACGGTCGGCGCTGGCCACCCTCGCCGACTTCGACCGGCTCGGCCTGCTCGCCGAGGAGTTCGGCGACGGATCCGAACCGGCGCCCCGGCAGGAGCGGCCCACCGAAGGAGCGGCCCGGTGAAGTACCTCGACGAGTTCAGCGACCCGCGGGCGGCGCGGCGGCTGCTGGCGGAGATCCACGCCGTGACCACGCGCCCGTGGGCGCTGATGGAGGTCTGCGGCGGCCAGACGCACTCGATCATCCGGCACGGCATCGACCAGCTCCTGCCGGCCGGCGTGGAGATGATCCACGGACCCGGCTGCCCGGTGTGCGTGACACCGCTGGAGACCATCGACCGGGCACTGGCGATCGCCGCCCGCCCCGGGGTCGTCTTCTGCTCGTTCGGCGACATGCTGCGGGTGCCGGGCAGCGGCCAGGACCTGTTCTCCGTCAAGAGCGCCGGCGGTGACGTCCGGGTGGTGTACTCGCCGCTCGACGCGCTGCGGCTGGCCCGGGAGAACCCCGACCGCGAAGTGGTCTTCTTCGGCATCGGGTTCGAGACCACCGCGCCCGCCAACGCGATGGCCGTCCACCAGGCCGCGCGGCTGGGCGTGCGGAACTTCTCGCTGCTGGTGTCGCATGTGCTGGTGCCGCCCGCGATGGCCGCGGTGATGGAGTCCGTCACCTGCCGGGTCCAGGCGTTCCTCGCCGCCGGGCACGTGTGCAGCGTGATGGGCACCTCGCAGTACCCGCCGCTGGCCGCCAGGTACCGGGTGCCCGTCGTGGTCACCGGCTTCGAGCCGCTGGACATCCTGGAGGGCGTCCGCCGCGCCGTCGTCCAACTGGAGGCGGGCCGCCACGAGGTGGAGAACGCCTACCCCCGCGCGGTGCGCGAGGAGGGCAACGTGCCGGCGCTGGAGATGCTGCGGGACGTCTTCGAGGTCACCGACCGGACCTGGCGCGGAATCGGCGTGATCCCGCGCAGCGGCTGGCGACTGGCGGACAGGTACCGGGAGTTCGACGCCGAGCAGCGCTTCGACGTGGCCGGCATCCGTACCGCCGAGTCGGAGCTGTGCCGCTCGGGCGAGGTGCTGCAGGGACTGATCAAGCCGTACGAGTGCGCGGCCTTCGGCAAGGAGTGCACCCCGCGCAGTCCGCTCGGCGCGACGATGGTCTCCTCCGAGGGTGCCTGCGCCGCCTATCACGCCTACCGCCGACTGGAACTGGCCGATGCGAAGTGACTGACGTGACACTGCCTCCCGACGACAGGGTGTCGCGGCCCGGCGGGACACCCGCCGGCGGCCTCGACTTCGACAGCTGGGTCTGCCCGGCGCCGCTGCGGGACACCCCGACGGTGGTGATGGGCCACGGCGGCGGCGGAGCCATGTCCGGCGAACTGGTCGAGCACCTGTTCCTGCCGGCCTTCGGCCCGGCCGCCGATGCCGCCGAACTCGGCGACAGCGCCGTGCTGCCGGTCGGTGGCGGCACCCGACTCGCCTTCTCCACCGACTCGTTCGTGGTCAAGCCGATGTTCTTCCCCGGCGGCTCGATCGGCGACCTGGCGGTGAACGGGACGGTCAACGACCTCGCGATGTCGGGGGCGGTCCCGCTGTTCCTGTCGACCGCGTTCATCCTCCAGGAGGGCACCGGACTGGCCGAACTCGGCCGTATCGCCCAGGCGATGGGCGCCGCCGCGCGGAACGCCGGGGTGCGGCTGGTCACCGGGGACACCAAGGTCGTCGACAGCGCGGCCGGTGACGGCGTCTACGTCAACACCTCCGGCATCGGCGTGGTGCCGGCCGGCGTCGACATCCACCCGCGGCGGGCGCGCCCCGGCGACGCCGTGCTGGTCAGCGGCGACATCGGCGCGCACGGCGTGGCCGTGCTGAGCTGCCGGGAGGGCCTGGAGTTCGGCACCGCGGTCGAGAGCGACACCGCGCCGCTGCACGGCCTGGTCGCCGCCATGACGGCCACCGGCGCCGATCTGCACGTACTGCGCGACCCCACCCGCGGCGGTGTCGCCGCCTCGCTCAACGAGATCGCCCGCGCCGCCGGCGTCGGCGTCGAACTGGTGGAGCGGCTGCTGCCCGTCCCGGAGACGGTCCGGGACGCGTGCAGCCTGCTCGGCCTCGACCCGCTCCAGGTGGCGAACGAGGGCAAGCTGCTGGTGTTCGTGCCCGCCGCCGACTGCGACCGGGTGCTGGCCGCGATGCGCGCGCACCCGCTCGGCCGCTCGTCGGCCCGGATCGGCACCTGCGTGGCCGACCACCCCGGGATGGTGGTCGCCAGGACCGCGCTGGGCGGCACCCGGGTGGTCGGCCTGCCGATCGGTGAACAGCTCCCGAGGATCTGCTGAATGAGCGCCGAGGGCGCGCTGCTGTTCGCGCGATACGCCTACCCGCCCAACGAGCTCGGCTACTGCGGCCCGCCGGACCCGGCCGCGCTGCTGCGGCCGGACGCGGCCGCCGGCCTCCGGGAGCGGGCCCGGCGGTTCGAGGGCGCCTGGTGCTACCTGGAGTTCCTCGCCGAGGCGGCCGGCCTTCCCGACCCGCTCGACGCGCGGGTCGTCGAGGCGTACTGGATCGGCAACGACCTGCTGGACCGGGTGGACCCCGCCGCTCTGGTGGACCGCTTGGCGGACCGCTTCCGCGGCCAGTGCGGCGGTACGTGGCGGGAGGCGGCCGGCCGCGCGCTGGCCCACCACAGCTTCCAGGTGTTCGAGGTCTACCCGTGGGCCCGGCTGCTGGGCGCCGGAGGCCATCCGACGGCGCTGTCCGTACTCGACCGGTGCCGTATCCGTACCGGCGTGGTGCTCGGCGTGGACGGCGGGACGGCGACCGTGGAGTCCCGCCCGCTGGCCTGGGACGGCGGTGCGCCGGCGCCAGGACCGGCCCGCCGGGAGACGGTCCGGTGGTCGGCCGGCGGCCTGGCGCTCATCGACGCGCCCGCGCCGGGCGACCGGGTCGCACTGCACTGGGACTGGGTGTGCGACGTCGTCACCGCGGAGCAGGCGGCCCGGCTGGAGGCGCTGGAGGCCGGCCAGCGGGCCCGGCTCGGCGGGCTGCCGTCCCCGGCGGGCTGAGGCGGCGAAGGCCCGGGGCCGCGCGGCGGGAAGCGGGCGGCGGCGCGGCCGGCCGGCGGGGTCCGCCCGGGTCGGACCGGGTCGGACGGAATAGGACGGGGCCGGGACGGGCCGGCTTGGTTGTCCGGCCGGAGGCGGCCGGGCGGGCCCGCGCGGGTGCCCGGTCGCGGACGACAGCCGCCCCCGGCCGGTCCGCTCCCGCCGTACCCGGAGCGGCCGGCCGGGGGCGGCCGCGCGGGTGGTCGCCGGGGCCGGACGCTCGGCCCCGTACGAGGGATCGCCGCCGGGTCAGCGGCGGTAGACCAGCGGACCGCCGAGCAGGTACTGCCCGACCGTCTCGAAGTGCGAGGAGGAGACGGTGATGTGCTTGGTCGAGGAGTTGACGTCCCGGAAGCACCTCTCCAGCCGGCTCTTGGCGAACAGCGAGCTCGACCCGGCCAGCTGGTAGAGGCCGTTGACGGCCGCCACCGCGTGCTCGGCGACGCTCGCGGCGGTCACCCGGACCAGGGCGCTGAGCGACTCGCCGCCGTTCTCGCCGTGCTCGCTGACCTCGTGCACGGCGTCGGCGAGCAGCAGCTCCGCGATGCGGACCTGCATCTCCAGCCGGGCGAGCTTCTCCTGGGTGGTGTGGCTGGCTGCCAGACCGGTGGCGGACCCGGTCGGCGTCTTCGCCGCGGCCAGTTCCTTGAACGAGGCCAGCGCGTCCTGGGCGATGCCCAGCGCGACAGCCGGCGCGCCGACGCCGAAGTCGTAGTAGGCCGCCGCGTGGGCGCGCGAGGGCCGGGCCGGCGGCGAGGCGAACAGGTCCGTGTTCGAGACGGTGAACTCCCGGGGCACGAACGTCTCGGGCACCGAGAAGTCGTTGCTGCCGGTGCCTTTCAGGCCGATGGTGTACCAGGTGTCGTACACCTGGGTCTCGGACTTGGGGATGAACAGCATCCGGATCTCGGGGACGCCGGCCGCCGAGACGACCCGCTCGCCGCCCTCGGTGACGAACGCCGTACAGATGATCCAGTCGGCGTGCGCGTAACCGCTGGCGTTGCTCCACCGGCCGCTCAGCCGGAACCCGCCGTCGACGATCTCGGCCGCGCCCGCCGGGTTGACCCCGCCGATGACCAGGCCGGAGCTCTCCTGGAAGAGCTTGCGGGAGGTGGGCTCCGGCAGGTAGTCCGAGATCCTGCTGATGGCGCCCTGGACGGCAATCTGCCAGGCGAGCGAGCCGTCGAGCCGGCCCAGGGCCTGGATCACGGCGGACCCGGTGGCGACGCTGACCTGGCCGCCGCCGAACTCGCGGGAGACCCACATCCGGTGGAGTCCGGCCGCGCGCAGCGCGTCCATCACCACGGGCGGGGTGAAGCGCTGTTCCTCGCCGGCCTTGCGGTGCTCTTCGACGAGCGGGGCGAGGGCGTCGACCCGGGCGACCCACTCGGTCGTCTCCGCGGTCTCGGGCGCGCGCAAAAGGGCGTGTTGCGGCTCCGTGGCGATTGACATCTGGCTCCCCAATTCGATGCCAGCTTGACGCTGGTGGTCCGAGGCTGGATGAACGATGTGCTGGGACGGGATCGTACAAGTGCGCCGTGTCGCGCCCGGCGGGTTTGCCGAAGATGGCCGGACGCGACGACGGATGGGGAAAGGGCGCGGTCAGGAAACCGGCAGACCCTCTTGGGGGGCCGCGAGACGGAAACGGAAGCCCTTGAACAATTCCGTCTCCTTCCGCTCGGCGCCGCGCAGGCGGAGGGCGTAGCTGATCAGGGCATGGTCGACCATGTTGATCCGGGTGCCCTCGGCGAGGGCGTTCTCGGAAAAGTGGTCGATGACCCAGGCGATCGCCGAACTGCCCTCGTAGCGGGCTCTGGGGGTGAAGAAGCGTTCCGAGGCGCCGATCTCCCCCAGAGCGTTCAGGCCGTAGCTCAGCGGATAGGCGCGATTGAGCCGGTCCTGCTCGGTCCGGTCCAGATACGGCAGGCAATCCGCCACCCGGTCGAGGATGTCGTCGCTGACCAGATCCAGTCGGCCGGTGATCATGGCGGTCTCGATCAGGTAGGGGAAGGAGACCCCGTTGATGAAGAAGTCCTCGGCCGGGTCCACGTGCTGCCACCGGCCCACCAGGTGCTCCACGAAGGCGTCCAGGTCAGGCAGCTGGTCCTGCAGCCGGCCCAGGTTGTGCAGGGCCACGATGTAGTACAGGCCCATGTGCGTTCTCTCCTCCGCGGAGATCCCGGCCATCAGCTCTTTCGCCTCGGCCAGCCGGTCTCCGCCGTGGTTCAGGTATTCGGGCCGGCCGGACACCGCGATGGCGTTCAGCAGCGTGAGGAGGGGATAGGTCTTCGGGAAGACCGCCGTCGCGGGCTGTGGAAAGGTGGGCGGTTCGTTGAGTTCGGTGTCCCGGTCCAGGTGGTCCAGGAGTTCCTTCATGTAGTCGCGGTCCCCGTCGAAGATCAGCGCGTCGTATCCCAGCAGCGAGATCACCGACAGGAGCGTGGAGCCGCCGCGGACCCGGAAGAAAGACGACGGGACCCGTTCCAACAGGTCCAGCGATTCGCGGAGGTAATTGCGCGGGCCGACGACCAGCCGGTCTTTCAGGCCCAGTTCGCCGAAGGCGAGGAAGACCGCGGAGCAGGCCGAGAGCCGCTCGTAGGCGCCGTGTCCCCCGCTGTATCCGTCCTTCACCTGGTCCGGCTCGATCTCGTCGGTCATGGCCAGGACCTCACCGGGGAAGTCCAGCTCCTCGTTGACCAACAGCGACAGATCCAGTTCCAGTTTGGCGAAGGCGTCCAGCAGAATGGAACCGGCTATGACCCGGTAGTACGGGTTCTTCTCCGACCGCACCGCGTCGGCGACGGGCCCGAGCGCCTGCTCGATCGCGGCGCGCGGCAGATCCGCGGCGGGATCCGCCACTTTCAGGATCAGATCCGTCAGCAGCCGGGAGAACAGGGTGTACGCGTTGGACGCCGGCACCTTGGCCGCCAGCAGGTCGAACGCGTGCCGGATCCGCGCGGCGACGATGGGGTCGTACTCCACCGGGTACTGGCCGAGGCCGATGCCGCGCACCATGCGGCTCCACGGCGTCGCGATCATACGGGACTCGTTCGACAGGTCCTGCAGCCCCGCCACGGGCACGGGGGTCGAAGCAGTGGCCATGAGTTGATCCTTCCGCTGGGACGATCACGGGATGGCTGACGACAAGGCGGCGTGCTCGGTCCGACCGGCTGATCGGGCGTGTACCGGTCGGCGGCCTGTCGGCC
Coding sequences within it:
- a CDS encoding HypC/HybG/HupF family hydrogenase formation chaperone; this translates as MCLAVPGRVLSTAVVDGALMAEVDFGGVRKEVCLQYIPDAVAGEYVIVHVGFAIQRLDERSALATLADFDRLGLLAEEFGDGSEPAPRQERPTEGAAR
- the hypF gene encoding carbamoyltransferase HypF — its product is MCLGIPGRVVETVAGYAGQLALVDVEGARRRVNIGMLETPPAAGDWVLLHMGFALEVIDEAAARTALSGLEMMGRARDGRIRRRFEVRGVVQGVGFRPFVYVTASELALAGSVVNTGGGVVAEVEGDPDAVAEFGRRLRADPPPLAVVESVRESEQPTAGGTGFTIADSRAGDPAARTLVSPDIATCRDCLAELADPADRRYRHPFVSCAHCGPRFTIVTGTPYDRAATTMAAFPLCDRCRAEYEDPADRRFHAQPISCHDCGPRLELVDAADPAGRAPAAGQDALRAARELLAAGRIVAVKGLGGYHLACDARDDAAVAELRRRKRRGGKPFAVMVASLDVAAELVTLTADEEQLLTGVRRPIVLLPRRPAAPGAGVSDAVAPGNPDLGLMLPYTPLHALLFGIGDDRPGPDALVLTSGNLAGEPIVTDDVRARTVLAPLADAWLRHDREIHVPCDDSVSRFVAGAELPVRRSRGHAPLPLALPFDVPPTLAVGADLKNTCALAEGRYAWVSQHIGDMDDLATVEALTRTEAHLEQLTGVAPRQLVADAHPAYRSAGWARAHAAGREVRTVQHHHAHIASVMGEHGLGADESVIGIAFDGTGHGTDRAAWGGEALVAGYKSFRRAAHLAYVPLAGGDASVRRPYRMALAHLHAAGVPWDGALPAVRACPAGERDVLAHQFATGFGCVPTSSMGRLFDAVASIAGVRQSVDYEAEAAVALEGLARSAGRGPVAGGYAFRVGRATDGEPAVADPGPVVRAVAADVRAGVGAESVAARFHTAVAVLVADLAELCRAGTGLDVVALGGGVFQNALLLTAAQRLLTERGFTVLRPRLLPPNDGGIAFGQLLIAAAG
- the hypD gene encoding hydrogenase formation protein HypD, translated to MKYLDEFSDPRAARRLLAEIHAVTTRPWALMEVCGGQTHSIIRHGIDQLLPAGVEMIHGPGCPVCVTPLETIDRALAIAARPGVVFCSFGDMLRVPGSGQDLFSVKSAGGDVRVVYSPLDALRLARENPDREVVFFGIGFETTAPANAMAVHQAARLGVRNFSLLVSHVLVPPAMAAVMESVTCRVQAFLAAGHVCSVMGTSQYPPLAARYRVPVVVTGFEPLDILEGVRRAVVQLEAGRHEVENAYPRAVREEGNVPALEMLRDVFEVTDRTWRGIGVIPRSGWRLADRYREFDAEQRFDVAGIRTAESELCRSGEVLQGLIKPYECAAFGKECTPRSPLGATMVSSEGACAAYHAYRRLELADAK
- the hypE gene encoding hydrogenase expression/formation protein HypE, whose amino-acid sequence is MGHGGGGAMSGELVEHLFLPAFGPAADAAELGDSAVLPVGGGTRLAFSTDSFVVKPMFFPGGSIGDLAVNGTVNDLAMSGAVPLFLSTAFILQEGTGLAELGRIAQAMGAAARNAGVRLVTGDTKVVDSAAGDGVYVNTSGIGVVPAGVDIHPRRARPGDAVLVSGDIGAHGVAVLSCREGLEFGTAVESDTAPLHGLVAAMTATGADLHVLRDPTRGGVAASLNEIARAAGVGVELVERLLPVPETVRDACSLLGLDPLQVANEGKLLVFVPAADCDRVLAAMRAHPLGRSSARIGTCVADHPGMVVARTALGGTRVVGLPIGEQLPRIC
- a CDS encoding DUF6390 family protein, producing MSAEGALLFARYAYPPNELGYCGPPDPAALLRPDAAAGLRERARRFEGAWCYLEFLAEAAGLPDPLDARVVEAYWIGNDLLDRVDPAALVDRLADRFRGQCGGTWREAAGRALAHHSFQVFEVYPWARLLGAGGHPTALSVLDRCRIRTGVVLGVDGGTATVESRPLAWDGGAPAPGPARRETVRWSAGGLALIDAPAPGDRVALHWDWVCDVVTAEQAARLEALEAGQRARLGGLPSPAG
- a CDS encoding acyl-CoA dehydrogenase family protein — translated: MSIATEPQHALLRAPETAETTEWVARVDALAPLVEEHRKAGEEQRFTPPVVMDALRAAGLHRMWVSREFGGGQVSVATGSAVIQALGRLDGSLAWQIAVQGAISRISDYLPEPTSRKLFQESSGLVIGGVNPAGAAEIVDGGFRLSGRWSNASGYAHADWIICTAFVTEGGERVVSAAGVPEIRMLFIPKSETQVYDTWYTIGLKGTGSNDFSVPETFVPREFTVSNTDLFASPPARPSRAHAAAYYDFGVGAPAVALGIAQDALASFKELAAAKTPTGSATGLAASHTTQEKLARLEMQVRIAELLLADAVHEVSEHGENGGESLSALVRVTAASVAEHAVAAVNGLYQLAGSSSLFAKSRLERCFRDVNSSTKHITVSSSHFETVGQYLLGGPLVYRR